The nucleotide sequence CTATTATAGACCTCCTTTTGAAAAGAACGGTTTACAGAAATTTATGTCAAAAAAGTTAACTTTTCACAAGCTAAAATACCATTTATCTAAAAAAACATTATATTATTACAATGGAATTTGCGAGGAATTATGGATTCACCAGAGGGAAAAATTTATCGAAATGTTGATGACTTAAAGGTGGTGCTTTCGCGCCTGCGCGAACAGGGCAAAAAAATAGTTTTTACCAACGGTTGCTTCGACATAGTTCATTGTGGGCACTGCGAATACTTGTACAAAGCTCGTCAGCTTGGCGACTTCCTCGTGGTGGGTGTTAACTCCGACAAAAGCGTTAGAGGGCTTAAAGGCGCGGGAAGACCGATAATAGACCTTGAGGGAAGAATGTATGTCCTTGCGTGCTTTTACTTCGTTGATGCTGTGATACCTTTCGATGAGCCAACGCCCATAAAGCTAATTCTTGCTATTCGACCCGACATTCTTGTTAAAGGCGCTGATTACGAGATAGACGAGATAGTAGGAGCAAAAGAAGTAATGGGATGGGGCGGAAAAGTGGAGAGAATACCACTTGTAGAGGGCTATTCAAC is from bacterium and encodes:
- the rfaE2 gene encoding D-glycero-beta-D-manno-heptose 1-phosphate adenylyltransferase, yielding MDSPEGKIYRNVDDLKVVLSRLREQGKKIVFTNGCFDIVHCGHCEYLYKARQLGDFLVVGVNSDKSVRGLKGAGRPIIDLEGRMYVLACFYFVDAVIPFDEPTPIKLILAIRPDILVKGADYEIDEIVGAKEVMGWGGKVERIPLVEGYSTSEIIKKIKNEIPD